Genomic segment of uncultured Tolumonas sp.:
TATGCCGTTGATCAGAATGACACCCAGAATGGCAATTCCCAGCGTTAACATCCCTTCATTGGGTGCCTGAGTTTCCGCAAAAAACGCCAGCCCGGCGGCGATCCATAAAATAATTGCAAAGAAATGGGTAAATTCACCGAGAAAACGTAACAAAATCGATTTTTGCTTAACCACTTCCAACCGGTTATAACCAAATTCACGTAAACGCCGTTGTGCCTCGGCATGGGTGAGCCCTTGTTCTGTCGTTTTAAGACTATCAAGTGCTTCAGCAACGGAGAGATTGGCAATAAACATAAGCTATCCCAATACAATTGGTTGGCTTTAGGGGAAACGCGACATGACTCGCCTGATCTAATATTAGCTTAGACCAGATTATATTTCGGAAGGAAAAACAACACGTTTAATGTGCTATATGAGGAAGAATTAATATCAATTTTTGTGTTAAAAACTATCCTTAACGCAGGAAAAAGAATCTAATCGAACGCATTAGCTACTTTCAGGGAATGATCATGAATACACGTTTCAAACCACGCCGTGCGACTTGTATTGTTGAATGTGATGATGGCATTTTGTTAGCTGAAACCAGCGGTGGTCTTCTATTGTTACCGGGCGGACAAGCGAACCGCGGCGAATCACGGCTGGAAGCCGCTATCCGCGAATTAAGAGAAGAGACAACCTTACAAGCGCATGCTGCTATCTACCTCTTCGATCACGAATCATTCTCCAACCGGCATAAAGTGTTTTATCTGATCGCCACTGGCACACCTAAACCACAAGATGATGCGGTAGCATTGCATTACACCAAGACATTATCCGCTGAACAGCAAGCCTCTCTTTCTCCTGCCACTATAGCGATTCTAAGTCGTTTTGATGACGTCAAAAAAGAACATGAACATCAGCTCTCCATACTCAAAACCATATGTCTGAAAGACAAGCTCGCTATTTAAAATTCAGCCAACGGAGTCGCCGCACACAATACGGTACTCCGCTGTACTCACTCATTTCTGCACCCTAGGGAGTAACTTCAAACCGTTTTGCAATCGCACTGATCACACCCCGCTCTTCACGAATAAAATCCACAAATGCTTGCGCCACTGGCGACAACCGTTTACCGCGGGCATGCACCAGACACCAGCTACGATACAGAGGTAATTCTTTGACTGGCAGTTCCCGTAAAACACCCGCTTTTAATTCAAGATGTACGGCATGCCGTGGCAAAAAAGCTAAACCTAAACCCGCAACCACACCTTCCCGTTGCGCCTCTTGCGAGTTGAGTTCGAGTGTTCTGGAAAAATGCACCCGCTTTTGCTGGAAAAATTCTTCACATGCTTTGCGCGTACCCGAACCCGGTTCACGGATCAGCAGAGTCCATTCCTGCAAATCTTTCAAACCCAGGTTCTCAATCTGACATACCGGATGTTCAGCCGGGGCAACGGCAATGATCGGATTATTCAGAAACGGCATAAACTCCACTGCCATTTCTTCCGGCACCAACGACATGATCACCAAATCATCTTTATTCTCACTCAGGCGTTGCAGTATCTGCGCCCGGTTGACTACCCTTAATAGTGGGTTGACATCTGGGTGCCGACGTTGGAACGCAGCCAGAATATGTGGTGAAAGATATTTCGCACTCGATTCGGCGGATAAACGAAGCTGCCCCTTTAAAGAGCCTCGCAAATCAGATAATTGCATATCTAACTCATCTAACCGCTGGAAAATATCATTAGATGCATTTAAAAGACTACTTGCCGCATCAGTCAGATACAGCTTCTTTCCGACATATTCAAACAATGGTTGGTCAATTAATTCTTCCAACTGTCGCATTTGCAAGCTAACTGCCGGCTGAGTCAATGCCATAGATTCTGCTGCCCGACTATATGAAAGCGTTTCACAAACAGCACGAAACACTTGTAACTGCCGTAATGTGATCCGCATTAAAGAATTTCGCATGTTCTCGCCCCTGTAGATAAGCAATTACTTATAGTAAATACAATAAAGATTAATTTTAATTAATTCTAGATACAAAGTAGGGTTATAAACGTTTAAGGATCATTCACCTGTGAACAGCAAGGAGGTAGTTCTTCGTGATAAAAAAAATTCTGATTGCCAACCGGGGTGAAATCGCCGTACGTATCGTGCGGGCCTGTGCCGAAATGGGGATCCGCTCGGTAGCCGTCTATTCTGATGCCGACCGCCACGCACTGCATGTTAAACGGGCAGATGAATCATATAGCCTTGGACAAGATCCATTAGCGGGTTATCTGAGCCCAGAGCGTTTGGTCAGTATGGCGGTGGAAACCGGCTGTGATGCTTTGCATCCTGGTTATGGCTTCTTGTCTGAAAATGCGCATTTCTCTGAACTTTGCGAGCAACGCGGCATCAAATTTATTGGCCCAAGCGCGGAAGTGATCCGCCGTATGGGTGATAAAACCGAAGCGCGACGCAGTATGATTGCCGCGGGTGTACCTTGCACACCGGGCACCGAAGGCAATCTGGCTGACTTGGCGGAAGCAATTCGTGAAGCGGCTCGTATCGGTTACCCCGTGATGCTGAAAGCAACCTCCGGTGGTGGTGGTCGTGGTATTCGTCGCTGTAACTCTCAGGAAGAGCTGGAGCAAGCTTATCCTCGCGTTATCTCTGAAGCGACTAAAGCGTTTGGTTCTGCAGAAGTGTTTTTGGAAAAATGCATTGTTAATCCAAAACATATCGAAGCACAAATTCTGGCAGATAGCTTTGGTAACACTGTTCACTTGTTCGAACGTGACTGCTCTATTCAGCGCCGTAATCAGAAACTGATCGAAATTGCACCAAGCCCGCAGCTGACACCGGAACAGCGTGCTTATATTGGCGAATTATCAGTCCGCGCCGCTAAAGCTGTTGGTTACGAAAATGCCGGAACAGTGGAATTTCTGCTGGCGGACGACGAAGTTTATTTCATGGAAATGAACACGCGCGTACAGGTCGAACACACAATTACCGAAGAAATCACCGGTATTGATATCGTTCGTGAACAGATCCGCATTGCATCTGGCTTACCTCTGTCGATGAAACAGGAAGATATTCAACTTCGAGGTTTTGCTCTGCAGTTCCGTATTAATGCTGAAGATCCGAAAAATAATTTTTTCCCCTCTTTCGGCAAAATCACCCGCTATTACGCACCGGGTGGCCCAGGGGTTCGTACCGATACGGCGATTTATACCGGTTATGTGATTCCTCCTCACTACGATTCAATGTGTCTGAAATTGATCGTCTGGGCGCTTACCTGGGAAGAAGCATTAGATCGTGGTTTGCGTGCATTAGATGATATGCGGGTACATGGCGTCAAAACCACGACTCCTTATTATCAGCAAATCTTGCACAACCCTGAATTCAGAACCGGGCGCTTTAATACCAGCTTTGTCGAAAGCCACCCTGAGTTGTTGGAATATTCAGAAAAACGCAAACCAGAACAGCTGGCACTGGCCATTGCTACCGCGATCGCGGCTTACGCTGGGTTATAAGAATTTCACACCGGTCGACAGGCCGTTAACCGGAAGAGGATGAGTAGAAAATGAGTAAAAAAATTACGGTTACAGACACTATTCTGCGAGATGCCCACCAATCTTTATTGGCAACCCGCATGCGCACTGAAGACATGCTGCCAATCTGTAGCAAACTGGACCAAGTCGGCTACTGGTCACTGGAAGTCTGGGGTGGCGCGACGTTTGATGCTTGCGTACGTTTCCTGAAGGAAGACCCGTGGGAACGTCTGCGTCAATTGCGTAAAGCATTACCAAACACACGTCTGCAGATGTTGTTACGCGGTCAGAACCTGCTGGGCTATCGTCATTACAGCGATGACGTCGTTGAAGCGTTTGTAGCGAAAGCCGCTGAAAATGGCATTGACGTGTTCCGTATTTTTGATGCCATGAATGATGTGCGCAATCTGGCAACCGCAATCAAGGCGGTGAAAAAGGTCGGTAAGCATGCTCAGGGCACGATCTGCTATACCACCAGCCCAGTGCATACCACCGAAGCTTTCGTCGCGCAGGCGCATGAGTTAGTCGCGTTGGGCGTGGATTCTATCGCGATCAAAGACATGGCCGGTTTGTTGACTCCGTTTGCCACCGGTGAATTGGTCAAAGCTCTGAAAGCCGCCGTATCACTGCCAATTTTCGTTCATTCGCACGACACGGCTGGCGTTGCCACTATGTGTCAGCTGAAAGCGATCGAAGCCGGTGCCGATAATATCGACACCGCTATCTCCAGCATGGCTTGGGGCACCAGCCACCCAGCTACTGAATCGATGGTGGCGGCACTGCGTGGCACTGAATACGACACCGGTTTAGATCTAGAATTACTGCAAGAAATCGGCATGTATTTCCATGCGGTACGAAAAAAATACCATCAGTACGAAAGCGAATTTACCGGCGTAGACACTCGCGTTCAGGTCAATCAGGTGCCGGGCGGCATGGTTTCCAATCTGGCCAACCAGCTGAAAGAACAGGGTGCTCTTCATCGCATTAACGAAGTGTTCAATGAGATCCCTAAAGTACGTAAAGATCTGGGTTACCCACCGCTGGTGACGCCAACCTCTCAAATCGTAGGTACTCAGGCGGTGTTCAACGTATTAGCGGGTGAACGTTACAAAACCATCACCAATGAAGTAAAACTCTATCTGCAAGGTCGCTACGGTAAATCACCGGCACCAGTAGATGTAGCGTTACAACATCAGGCGATCGGCAACGAAGAAGTGATCGATGTTCGCCCTGCCGACCTGCTAAAACCAGAGCTGGCTAAGCTACGTACTGAAATTGGCGCCCTGGCAAAAACAGAAGAAGATGTGCTGACTTACGCCATGTTCCCGGATATTGGCCGTAAATTCCTGAGCGAACGTGAAGCTGGCACGCTGACACCAGAAGCCTTGTTACCAATGCCTGGTACCGCCGCGGAACAACCTGTCGCGAAAGAAGGTATGCCAACCGAGTTTGTGATTGATGTACATGGCGAAAGCTATCATATCGACATTACCGGCATCGGTATTAAGAGCGACAATAAACGCCATTTCTACATGTCGATCGATGGTTTGCCAGAAGAAGTAGTCTTTGAACCACTGAATGCTTATGTCGGTTCAGGAGCCAGCAACAAACGTAAACAAGCGGCGGCACCGGGTGATGTCAGCACCGCTATGCCGGGTAACATTGTTGATGTGCTGGTCAATGTGGGTGACAAAGTGAAAGCTGGTCAACCGCTGCTAGTCACTGAAGCCATGAAGATGGAAAGTGAAATTCTGGCGCCAATCGCTGGTAACGTAAAAGCGGTTCACGTTGCTAAAGGCGACCGCGTTAACCCAGGTGATGTTTTAATCGAAATCGAAGGTTAATATTCAATCACCCTCATATGAACCCTGGCATTTTGCCGGGGTTCATTTTTCCCTCCAACATTGTTCCAATCCGTTAGTCTCGTGGCAAATGCCAACATTTATTGCTGATTAAAAATCAAAATCCCGACTTAATTCTCTGTTAAGGTTTGTTGTTTACACTATAGTCACGCATCATTTTACATACTTAAACAGGTCACAGAGTGAATTTGAGATTTCAACTTAAAAGTCAGTACCTTACGTTGTTATTGGCGAGTTATTTTACATTAATTTTGAATTACCCATTCTTTCGGGAATCATGGAAAGTATTAAACTCAATTGAGAATGTAAAAACAGGCTTTATTATCTCAATCCCTTTGTTTGTTCTGTTTGCATTAAACATTCTGTTTTCGCTGTTTACGATAAAATACCTTAGTAAACCTATATTTATCGCTTTAGTTCTCACGTCTTCACTGGTTGCTTATGCGGGTCTAACCTACGGCACAGTGTTTGACTATGGGATGATAAAAAATTCCGCACAGACCAACATGTCGGAAGCTTCGAGTTATTTGAACCCATCGCTGATTATCTGTTTTCTGCTGACCGGTATCATTCCCGCATTTTTGATTGCAAGAACAAAAATCATTTATCGCCCTTTGCTGAAAGAGGTTTTGACTAAATTTGCCGTTATCAGCCTTTCGCTGCTCGGGTTACTGATCATTGCGTTCTTCTATTATCAGGATTATGCCTCTGTTGGCCGCAACAATAAGTTTTTGCAAAAATATATCGTACCAACCCAATACACCTGGAGTGGTTATAAATACGTTAAAGAAACGTATTTCACGACACCGTTGGTGTATCAGCAATTAGGGTTAGACGCGAAAAAAGCCGTACCGTCGACGGTAACAAAACCACAAATGACCGTAATGGTGTTAGGTGAAACCGCACGTGCGATGAATTATCAATACAATGGCTATTCACGCGACACCAATCGTTTTACCGCCCCAGAGGGGATGATCTCATTCCGCCATGTTTCTTCGTGCGGCACTGCGACTGCCGTTTCCGTACCTTGCATGTTTTCCTTTATGGGACGGAAAAACTATGACGAAAGCCGAGCAGAAACACAGGATAACGTGTTGGATGTGATCCACCGCGCTGGGTTGAATGTTCAGTGGATTGATAACGACAGTGGCTGTAAAGGCGTCTGCGCACGAGTTCCTACACTTAATATTGATATTAAAACGAAGTCGCCGTTGTGTGATGGGACTTATTGTTTTGACGAAGTCATGCTGCCGGAATTAAAACGTTTACTGGCAGAAGCGAAAGGAAAAGATACCTTAATTGCGTTACATCTGATCGGTAGTCATGGTCCAACTTATTACCGACGTTATCCTGCTTCTCATCGCATTTTTACTCCTGATTGTGAACGGAGTGACATTCAAAATTGTTCGCATGATGAACTGGTCAACACCTATGACAACACGATTGCCTATACCGATTACATGTTGTCGCAAGTGATCGCCTTATTAAAAGCGAATAGCAGTGAATACAACACCAGCATGTTGTATATGTCCGATCATGGTGAATCATTGGGTGAGAAGGGTCTGTATTTACATGGCACCCCTTACGCATTGGCACCTGAAGAGCAAACACATGTACCGGGTTTACTGTGGTTATCTGATAACTACGCCAAAGAAAAACAGATTGATACCGATTGCTTACGTAAAGAGGCTCAGAGTAAACAAGTATCACAAGATTTCTTGTCACATAGTTTGCTGAGTTTAACTGGCGTGGCTACCTCCACTTATAAACCAGAATTAGATCTTATTTCTGGTTGTCGTAGAAACAGCTAACTGGCGAGTTAAAAGAGCTGAATAACTTAAGCCGGAGATATTTCTCCGGTTTTTTTTCGTCTCAATAACGTTGGTTATTTGTGTAGGAATTTCAGAAATAATATATTAGCAGTAACAAAAGCTTAAACAGATAAGCGCGACTTATGACTGCTGAACATATACGAAGAAAACAAAACCGCCTGGATCGAGAACGCAGAACTATCCGAGTAATGATTGGAATCTATTGTCGATGTCACCATGAAAGCAATCGACTGTGTTCTGAATGTCAGATACTTACTGATTATGCAATGAATCGTATTGATAAATGCCGGTTTAAAGCAGATAAACCGACATGCGCTAAATGTCCAATTCATTGTTATCAAAGTAAAATGCGGGAAAAAATTCGTACTGTAATGCGTTTTTCCGGCCCAAGAATGCTGATCCAGCATCCAATCTTAACGCTATGGCATTTCTGGGATGAATTTACAGACCCAGTTAAGCAACCAAAGGTCAGATGAGAGGGATGTACTGATTTGGAAATATGCAAACTAATTGAATGCACAGCTTGGGATATGACAAATTGCAGGCACAAAAAAACCAGCTTTCGCTGGTTTATTGTTTTATCTAAAGAATGGTGCGGAAGGAGAGACTCGAACTCTCACACCTTGCGGCGCCAGAACCTAAATCTGGTGCGTCTACCAATTTCGCCACTTCCGCGCTGTATTCTTTAAATGGGGTGGCTAATGGGGCTCGAACCCACGACAACCGGAATCACAATCCGGGGCTCTACCAACTGAGCTATAGCCACCATCGAACTGTGTTGCCTTACCACTTAAAGCGAACAACTTATCGTTGGTACGCCCTACAGGAATCGAACCTGTGACCCACGGCTTAGAAGGCCGTTGCTCTATCCGACTGAGCTAAGGGCGCACTGGAAGAATGGTCGGTGATAAAGGATTCGAACCTTTGACCCTCTGGTCCCAAACCAGATGCGCTACCGGGCTGCGCTAATCACCGACTGTTGTTCTGTTGTAGGCGTCCGACAACGGAGGCGGATATTATAGACTCTCCCTTTGATCGTCAAACTCTTTTTCATGAAAAAGAGTTGAGTGTTCAGATATTAAACGACTAAGGTAAGCGGTTGTTTATGCACTAACCTTATTGTAAAAAAAATGCGACAATATGCCCCAGCAAAGCAAGGTGAGTGGAAGGTATGTCTGCAAAAATCATTGATGGAAAAGCGATTGCCCTGTCTGTGCGTCAGCATGTAGCTGCCCGCGTCGCGGAACGAAAGGCAAATGGTTTACGAGCGCCCGGTTTATCGGTTGTATTAGTTGGCGAAGATGCTGCGTCACAGGTTTATGTCGGCAGTAAACGCCGCGCTTGTGAAGAAGTAGGCTTTATTTCCCGTTCTTACGATCTGCCAGCAACGACCACACAAGATGAACTTCTTGCACTGATCGATACATTAAATGCTGATCCTGCGGTAGATGGTATTTTAGTTCAACTACCACTTCCGGCACACCTCGATTCGACACAAGTGATCGAGCGTATTGTTCCCGATAAAGATGTTGATGGATTCCATCCTTACAATGTGGGCCGCTTAGCCCAGCGAATTCCTGCACTACGTCCTTGCACCCCTAAAGGTATGATCACCCTGCTTGAAAGCACTGGTGTTGAATTAAAAGGCCTGCATGCAGTTATCGTTGGTGCCTCAAATATTGTTGGTCGCCCAATGACGCTGGAGCTGTTATTGGCTGGTTGCACAACAACAACTTGTCATCGTTTTACCAAAGGCCTAGAACAGTTTGTTCGTCAGGCTGATATCTTGGCAGTTGCGGTAGGTAAATCAGAATTCATTCCTGGTGAATGGATCAAACCTGGTGCGATCGTATTGGATGTCGGTATTAATCGTTTATCTAACGGCACACTCGTCGGCGATGTGGAATATGCAACAGCGGCACAACGCGCCAGCTTTATCACACCCGTTCCTGGTGGTGTTGGCCCGATGACAGTTGCCACACTCATTGAAAATACACTGCAAGCTTGTGAGCAATACCACAGCTAAACTGTGTAGATAACATGATCATGATATAGAGGGCTGAACTGTTTCAGCCCTTTTTTATTTACTGCTGGTTATTTACGGGCGGGAAAGTAATTTCAACGATGAGACCATGAGGTTCATGGTGGTTTTCGATACGCAGCGTGGCCTGATGCAAAGCGCAGACTCTGGCAACAATATTTAACCCTAGCCCTGCCCCATTTCCTCGTTGATCAAAGCGTTGGAATGCATTGGTTAATGAAATAATTGCTGTTTCATCAACTCCCGTACCAATATCTTGAATACGTAATTGCGGGCAGCCGTTTA
This window contains:
- a CDS encoding NUDIX domain-containing protein; this translates as MNTRFKPRRATCIVECDDGILLAETSGGLLLLPGGQANRGESRLEAAIRELREETTLQAHAAIYLFDHESFSNRHKVFYLIATGTPKPQDDAVALHYTKTLSAEQQASLSPATIAILSRFDDVKKEHEHQLSILKTICLKDKLAI
- a CDS encoding LysR family transcriptional regulator → MRNSLMRITLRQLQVFRAVCETLSYSRAAESMALTQPAVSLQMRQLEELIDQPLFEYVGKKLYLTDAASSLLNASNDIFQRLDELDMQLSDLRGSLKGQLRLSAESSAKYLSPHILAAFQRRHPDVNPLLRVVNRAQILQRLSENKDDLVIMSLVPEEMAVEFMPFLNNPIIAVAPAEHPVCQIENLGLKDLQEWTLLIREPGSGTRKACEEFFQQKRVHFSRTLELNSQEAQREGVVAGLGLAFLPRHAVHLELKAGVLRELPVKELPLYRSWCLVHARGKRLSPVAQAFVDFIREERGVISAIAKRFEVTP
- a CDS encoding acetyl-CoA carboxylase biotin carboxylase subunit, whose amino-acid sequence is MIKKILIANRGEIAVRIVRACAEMGIRSVAVYSDADRHALHVKRADESYSLGQDPLAGYLSPERLVSMAVETGCDALHPGYGFLSENAHFSELCEQRGIKFIGPSAEVIRRMGDKTEARRSMIAAGVPCTPGTEGNLADLAEAIREAARIGYPVMLKATSGGGGRGIRRCNSQEELEQAYPRVISEATKAFGSAEVFLEKCIVNPKHIEAQILADSFGNTVHLFERDCSIQRRNQKLIEIAPSPQLTPEQRAYIGELSVRAAKAVGYENAGTVEFLLADDEVYFMEMNTRVQVEHTITEEITGIDIVREQIRIASGLPLSMKQEDIQLRGFALQFRINAEDPKNNFFPSFGKITRYYAPGGPGVRTDTAIYTGYVIPPHYDSMCLKLIVWALTWEEALDRGLRALDDMRVHGVKTTTPYYQQILHNPEFRTGRFNTSFVESHPELLEYSEKRKPEQLALAIATAIAAYAGL
- the oadA gene encoding sodium-extruding oxaloacetate decarboxylase subunit alpha, with amino-acid sequence MSKKITVTDTILRDAHQSLLATRMRTEDMLPICSKLDQVGYWSLEVWGGATFDACVRFLKEDPWERLRQLRKALPNTRLQMLLRGQNLLGYRHYSDDVVEAFVAKAAENGIDVFRIFDAMNDVRNLATAIKAVKKVGKHAQGTICYTTSPVHTTEAFVAQAHELVALGVDSIAIKDMAGLLTPFATGELVKALKAAVSLPIFVHSHDTAGVATMCQLKAIEAGADNIDTAISSMAWGTSHPATESMVAALRGTEYDTGLDLELLQEIGMYFHAVRKKYHQYESEFTGVDTRVQVNQVPGGMVSNLANQLKEQGALHRINEVFNEIPKVRKDLGYPPLVTPTSQIVGTQAVFNVLAGERYKTITNEVKLYLQGRYGKSPAPVDVALQHQAIGNEEVIDVRPADLLKPELAKLRTEIGALAKTEEDVLTYAMFPDIGRKFLSEREAGTLTPEALLPMPGTAAEQPVAKEGMPTEFVIDVHGESYHIDITGIGIKSDNKRHFYMSIDGLPEEVVFEPLNAYVGSGASNKRKQAAAPGDVSTAMPGNIVDVLVNVGDKVKAGQPLLVTEAMKMESEILAPIAGNVKAVHVAKGDRVNPGDVLIEIEG
- a CDS encoding phosphoethanolamine--lipid A transferase produces the protein MNLRFQLKSQYLTLLLASYFTLILNYPFFRESWKVLNSIENVKTGFIISIPLFVLFALNILFSLFTIKYLSKPIFIALVLTSSLVAYAGLTYGTVFDYGMIKNSAQTNMSEASSYLNPSLIICFLLTGIIPAFLIARTKIIYRPLLKEVLTKFAVISLSLLGLLIIAFFYYQDYASVGRNNKFLQKYIVPTQYTWSGYKYVKETYFTTPLVYQQLGLDAKKAVPSTVTKPQMTVMVLGETARAMNYQYNGYSRDTNRFTAPEGMISFRHVSSCGTATAVSVPCMFSFMGRKNYDESRAETQDNVLDVIHRAGLNVQWIDNDSGCKGVCARVPTLNIDIKTKSPLCDGTYCFDEVMLPELKRLLAEAKGKDTLIALHLIGSHGPTYYRRYPASHRIFTPDCERSDIQNCSHDELVNTYDNTIAYTDYMLSQVIALLKANSSEYNTSMLYMSDHGESLGEKGLYLHGTPYALAPEEQTHVPGLLWLSDNYAKEKQIDTDCLRKEAQSKQVSQDFLSHSLLSLTGVATSTYKPELDLISGCRRNS
- the folD gene encoding bifunctional methylenetetrahydrofolate dehydrogenase/methenyltetrahydrofolate cyclohydrolase FolD, which produces MSAKIIDGKAIALSVRQHVAARVAERKANGLRAPGLSVVLVGEDAASQVYVGSKRRACEEVGFISRSYDLPATTTQDELLALIDTLNADPAVDGILVQLPLPAHLDSTQVIERIVPDKDVDGFHPYNVGRLAQRIPALRPCTPKGMITLLESTGVELKGLHAVIVGASNIVGRPMTLELLLAGCTTTTCHRFTKGLEQFVRQADILAVAVGKSEFIPGEWIKPGAIVLDVGINRLSNGTLVGDVEYATAAQRASFITPVPGGVGPMTVATLIENTLQACEQYHS